In Solanum lycopersicum chromosome 5, SLM_r2.1, the following are encoded in one genomic region:
- the LOC101264627 gene encoding vacuolar protein sorting-associated protein 32 homolog 2, translating into MFSRIFGKPKQETNALMTLDKLNETLEMLEKKEKVLQKKASTEVEKAKDFTRAKNKRAAIQCLKRKRLYEQQIEQLGNFQLRIHDQMIMLEGAKATTETVDALRTGASAMKAMQKATNIDDVDKTMDEINEQTENMKQIQEALATPIGAAADFDEDELEAELEELEGAELEEQLLQPATTAPAAPVHVPAGKQPARPIPQKRTAEEDELAALQAEMAL; encoded by the exons ATGTTTTCGCGGATATTCGGGAAACCCAAGCAGGAAACTAATGCTCTTATGACTCTTGACAAATTAAACGAG ACACTGGAGATGCttgagaaaaaggaaaaggtgCTTCAGAAGAAGGCCTCTACAGAGGTTGAGAAGGCCAAAGATTTTACAAGAGCAAAGAACAAAAGAG CTGCAATACAGTGTTTGAAGAGGAAGAGGCTCTACGAACAACAAATTGAGCAGCTTGGCAATTTCCAGCTTCGCATCCATGATCAG ATGATAATGCTAGAAGGCGCAAAAGCTACAACTGAAACTGTTGATGCTTTGCGGACTGGAGCTTCTGCAATGAAAGCAATGCAGAAAGCAAC AAATATTGATGATGTAGACAAGACAATGGATGAAATAAATGAACAGACAGAGAATATGAAACAAATACAGGAGGCTTTGGCTACTCCAATTGGTGCAGCAGCTGATTTTGATGAG GATGAATTGGAGGCAGAACTTGAAGAATTGGAAGGTGCTGAATTAGAAGAGCAACTGCTTCAACCAGCAACTACAGCTCCTGCTGCTCCAGTCCATGTTCCTGCAGGGAAGCAACCTGCTCGGCCCATTCCTCAGAAGCGTACAGCTGAAGAAGATGAACTTGCTGCATTGCAAGCAGAGATGGCTCTTTGA